A single genomic interval of Spinacia oleracea cultivar Varoflay chromosome 6, BTI_SOV_V1, whole genome shotgun sequence harbors:
- the LOC110794276 gene encoding 3-isopropylmalate dehydratase large subunit, chloroplastic-like isoform X1 yields the protein MDSMVFTSSYVTISCFLKNDLGLSALSSSSSNCSQFSASKYRKMKSKKIVSVMAPQQTQRKPSTTGSVKNAMTMTEKILARASEKPQLVPGDNVWVNVDVLMTHDVCGPGSIGIFKKEFGNNAKVWDREKVVIIPDHYIFTKDERANRNVDILRDFVKEQNIKYFYDITDRSDFKVNPDYKGVCHVALAQEGHCRPGEVLLGTDSHTCNAGAFGQFASGIGNTDAGFVLGTGKILLKVPPTLRFVMDGEMPDYLLAKDLILQIIGEISVAGATYKSMEFVGSTVESLTMEDRMTLCNMVVEAGGKNGVVPVDSTTHKYLEDKTSIPYEPVYSDDQARFMSEYRFDVSKLEPLVAKPHSPDNRALARECKDVKIDRVYIGSCTGGKTEDFLAAAKIFMASGKKVKVPTFLVPATQKVWVDVYTLPVPGSGGKTCAQIFEEAGCDTPGSPGCGACLGGPRDTYARMNEAQVCVSTTNRNFPGRMGNKEGQIYLASPYTAAASALTGFVTDPREFL from the exons ATGGACTCCATGGTTTTCACTTCATCTTATGTAACTATATCGTGCTTTCTAAAG AATGATTTGGGACTTTCTGCTTTGTCTTCCTCTTCCTCGAATTGCTCTCAATTTTCAGCTTCAAAATACAGGAAGATGAAGTCTAAGAAGATAGTTTCAGTCATGGCTCCACAACAAACTCAGAGAAAACCTTCTACAACGGGCTCG GTGAAAAATGCAATGACAATGACGGAGAAGATATTGGCTAGGGCTTCAGAGAAACCCCAGTTAGTCCCAGGTGATAATGTGTGGGTTAATGTTGATGTATTGATGACCCATGATGTTTGTGGACCTGGCTCCATTGGTATCTTTAAGAAGGAATTTGGAAATAATGCCAAG GTCTGGGACCGTGAAAAGGTTGTCATTATTCCCGATCACTATATTTTTACAAAAGATGAACGGGCCAACCGGAATGTTGATATCTTGAGAGACTTCGTGAAGGagcaaaatataaaatatttctaTGATATAACTGATCGTTCCGACTTTAAG GTTAATCCTGACTACAAAGGTGTATGCCATGTCGCTCTTGCACAAGAGGGTCATTGTAGACCTGGAGAG GTCTTGTTAGGGACCGACTCTCATACATGTAATGCTGGAGCATTTGGCCAATTTGCCTCTGGAATTGGCAATACTGATGCTGGTTTCGTTTTGGGCACTGGTAAAATATTGTTAAAG GTTCCTCCAACTCTTCGATTTGTAATGGATGGAGAAATGCCTGATTATTTGCTTGCGAAGGATTTGATCCTACAA ATCATTGGTGAAATATCAGTGGCAGGTGCAACATATAAATCGATGGAATTTGTTGGATCCACTGTTGAAAGTTTGACT ATGGAAGATAGAATGACCCTTTGCAATATGGTTGTTGAAGCTGGAGGAAAGAATGGCGTTGTTCCTGTTGATAGTACCACGCACAAATATCTTGAG GACAAGACTTCTATTCCCTATGAACCTGTTTACAGTGATGATCAAGCGAG ATTCATGTCTGAGTATCGGTTTGATGTCTCAAAGCTAGAACCTCTTGTTGCAAAG CCTCATTCTCCAGACAACCGTGCTTTAGCAAGAGAGTGTAAAGATGTCAAAATTGACAGAGTATATATTGGTTCCTGTACCGGTGGGAAGACAGAAGATTTTCTAGCCGCAGCCAAAATCTTTATGGCCTCT GGGAAAAAGGTCAAAGTCCCCACTTTCTTAGTACCTGCCACCCAGAAG GTCTGGGTGGATGTATACACTCTTCCAGTCCCTGGTTCTGGTGGTAAGACATGTGCTCAGATATTTGAAGAAGCGGGGTGTGATACACCAGGCAGTCCAGGTTGTGGAGCTTGCCTTGGTGGCCCTAGAGACACTTATGCACGAATGAATGAGGCACAG GTTTGCGTGTCAACAACAAATAGGAACTTCCCTGGGAGAATGGGAAACAAGGAAGGGCAGATATATCTAGCATCTCCTTACACCGCGGCTGCATCCGCGTTGACTGGTTTTGTTACTGACCCAAGAGAGTTCTTGTAG
- the LOC110794277 gene encoding 3-isopropylmalate dehydratase large subunit, chloroplastic-like gives MAISQAISSTSSSFFRKNDLGLSSLSSSSSNCSQFSASKYRKMKSKKIVSVMAPQQTQRNPSTTGSVKNAMTMTEKILARASEKPQLVPGDNVWVNVDVLMTHDVCGPGSIGIFKKEFGNNAKFKLSV, from the exons ATGGCAATTTCTCAAGCAATTTCTTCAACATCTTCATCCTTTTTCCGCAag AATGATTTGGGACTTTCTTCTTTGTCTTCCTCTTCCTCGAATTGCTCCCAATTTTCAGCTTCAAAATACAGGAAGATGAAGTCTAAGAAGATAGTTTCAGTCATGGCTCCACAACAAACTCAAAGAAACCCTTCTACAACGGGCTCG GTGAAAAATGCAATGACAATGACGGAGAAGATATTGGCTAGGGCTTCAGAGAAACCCCAGTTAGTCCCAGGTGATAATGTGTGGGTTAATGTTGATGTATTGATGACCCATGATGTTTGTGGACCTGGCTCCATTGGTATCTTTAAGAAGGAATTTGGAAATAATGCCAAG TTCAAATTATCTGTGTGA
- the LOC110794276 gene encoding 3-isopropylmalate dehydratase large subunit, chloroplastic-like isoform X2, which yields MAISQAISSTSSSFFRKNDLGLSALSSSSSNCSQFSASKYRKMKSKKIVSVMAPQQTQRKPSTTGSVKNAMTMTEKILARASEKPQLVPGDNVWVNVDVLMTHDVCGPGSIGIFKKEFGNNAKVWDREKVVIIPDHYIFTKDERANRNVDILRDFVKEQNIKYFYDITDRSDFKVNPDYKGVCHVALAQEGHCRPGEVLLGTDSHTCNAGAFGQFASGIGNTDAGFVLGTGKILLKVPPTLRFVMDGEMPDYLLAKDLILQIIGEISVAGATYKSMEFVGSTVESLTMEDRMTLCNMVVEAGGKNGVVPVDSTTHKYLEDKTSIPYEPVYSDDQARFMSEYRFDVSKLEPLVAKPHSPDNRALARECKDVKIDRVYIGSCTGGKTEDFLAAAKIFMASGKKVKVPTFLVPATQKVWVDVYTLPVPGSGGKTCAQIFEEAGCDTPGSPGCGACLGGPRDTYARMNEAQVCVSTTNRNFPGRMGNKEGQIYLASPYTAAASALTGFVTDPREFL from the exons ATGGCAATTTCTCAAGCAATTTCTTCAACATCTTCATCCTTTTTCCGCAag AATGATTTGGGACTTTCTGCTTTGTCTTCCTCTTCCTCGAATTGCTCTCAATTTTCAGCTTCAAAATACAGGAAGATGAAGTCTAAGAAGATAGTTTCAGTCATGGCTCCACAACAAACTCAGAGAAAACCTTCTACAACGGGCTCG GTGAAAAATGCAATGACAATGACGGAGAAGATATTGGCTAGGGCTTCAGAGAAACCCCAGTTAGTCCCAGGTGATAATGTGTGGGTTAATGTTGATGTATTGATGACCCATGATGTTTGTGGACCTGGCTCCATTGGTATCTTTAAGAAGGAATTTGGAAATAATGCCAAG GTCTGGGACCGTGAAAAGGTTGTCATTATTCCCGATCACTATATTTTTACAAAAGATGAACGGGCCAACCGGAATGTTGATATCTTGAGAGACTTCGTGAAGGagcaaaatataaaatatttctaTGATATAACTGATCGTTCCGACTTTAAG GTTAATCCTGACTACAAAGGTGTATGCCATGTCGCTCTTGCACAAGAGGGTCATTGTAGACCTGGAGAG GTCTTGTTAGGGACCGACTCTCATACATGTAATGCTGGAGCATTTGGCCAATTTGCCTCTGGAATTGGCAATACTGATGCTGGTTTCGTTTTGGGCACTGGTAAAATATTGTTAAAG GTTCCTCCAACTCTTCGATTTGTAATGGATGGAGAAATGCCTGATTATTTGCTTGCGAAGGATTTGATCCTACAA ATCATTGGTGAAATATCAGTGGCAGGTGCAACATATAAATCGATGGAATTTGTTGGATCCACTGTTGAAAGTTTGACT ATGGAAGATAGAATGACCCTTTGCAATATGGTTGTTGAAGCTGGAGGAAAGAATGGCGTTGTTCCTGTTGATAGTACCACGCACAAATATCTTGAG GACAAGACTTCTATTCCCTATGAACCTGTTTACAGTGATGATCAAGCGAG ATTCATGTCTGAGTATCGGTTTGATGTCTCAAAGCTAGAACCTCTTGTTGCAAAG CCTCATTCTCCAGACAACCGTGCTTTAGCAAGAGAGTGTAAAGATGTCAAAATTGACAGAGTATATATTGGTTCCTGTACCGGTGGGAAGACAGAAGATTTTCTAGCCGCAGCCAAAATCTTTATGGCCTCT GGGAAAAAGGTCAAAGTCCCCACTTTCTTAGTACCTGCCACCCAGAAG GTCTGGGTGGATGTATACACTCTTCCAGTCCCTGGTTCTGGTGGTAAGACATGTGCTCAGATATTTGAAGAAGCGGGGTGTGATACACCAGGCAGTCCAGGTTGTGGAGCTTGCCTTGGTGGCCCTAGAGACACTTATGCACGAATGAATGAGGCACAG GTTTGCGTGTCAACAACAAATAGGAACTTCCCTGGGAGAATGGGAAACAAGGAAGGGCAGATATATCTAGCATCTCCTTACACCGCGGCTGCATCCGCGTTGACTGGTTTTGTTACTGACCCAAGAGAGTTCTTGTAG